One genomic window of Megachile rotundata isolate GNS110a chromosome 12, iyMegRotu1, whole genome shotgun sequence includes the following:
- the LOC100876830 gene encoding protein THEM6 produces the protein MVCACLITVLLFLYMVFDVHYFLRIFFTIITGKLFQKKIKLFDTTTIYGICLTQDVDLFLKHMNNARYLRELDFARFHFYDRSGLYAAILKRGGGAVQGASSIRYRRAIPIFSPYKVTTKLLYWEGKNFYIENQFITLSDNFVRAVILSKQTSTGIQASMAEIVADVDPNARLPELSKDLELWINSMEISSKKFRKQE, from the exons ATGGTGTGCGCCTGCTTAATCACGGTACTTCTATTCCTGTACATGGTTTTCGATGTGCACTACTTCTTGAGGATCTTTTTCACAATTATCACCGGCAAGCTCTTCCAGAAGAAGATAAAACTCTTTGATACTACCACCATCTACG GAATATGTTTAACGCAGGATGTGGACCTGTTCCTAAAGCACATGAACAACGCGAGGTACCTTCGCGAATTGGATTTCGCACGTTTCCACTTTTACGATAGATCTGGACTTTATGCAGCTATTTTGAAAAGAGGCGGCGGAGCAGTGCAAGGAGCTTCCTCGATCCGTTACCGTCGTGCAATTCCTATTTTCTCACCGTACAAGGTCACTACTAAG CTACTTTACTGGGAAGGCAAGAACTTTTACATCGAGAATCAATTCATCACTTTGAGCGACAATTTCGTTCGTGCCGTGATTCTCAGCAAGCAAACCTCGACAGGAATACAAGCTTCCATGGCTGAAATCGTCGCGGACGTCGATCCGAACGCTCGTCTTCCTGAACTGTCCAAGGATCTCGAATTGTGGATTAACTCCATGGAGATTTCCTCTAAAAAGTTTAGGAAACAGGagtag
- the Tsp5D gene encoding tetraspanin 5D: MGRTGYTCIRHVFCSLNVLIWLCACGILGAGLWLRLAYSGYTTLVPQYSLASADSLLLAAGCVTFVIAFFGCCGAWFQSRCMLITYFGLVILMFLAEFMLGTLAFIFRDHLAKSLKEELLVGIETHYDQIREPGTLPAIWDHIHTEFHCCGVRDYTDWFQINAWPSENRVPDSCCIQRERYCGRLDAEGHNKELWYKEGCATAIQMWLVTRLHVVGIVGLVVAFLQLFGQVASMILFCTVRHKRSSHTYKSYDTTNT, from the exons ATGGGCCGCACAGGATACACGTGCATCAGGCACGTCTTCTGCTCCCTCAACGTTCTCATATGG TTATGCGCTTGCGGAATTTTGGGTGCAGGCCTATGGCTGCGATTGGCTTACTCCGGTTATACAACCTTGGTGCCGCAGTATAGTCTCGCGTCAGCTGACTCGTTGCTGCTCGCTGCCGGATGCGTGACCTTCGTCATCGCCTTCTTCGGATGCTGCGGTGCTTGGTTTCAGTCGAGATGCATGTTAATCACG TACTTCGGTTTGGTGATACTGATGTTCCTGGCTGAGTTCATGCTAGGCACTCTGGCCTTCATCTTCAGGGACCATCTGGCTAAGAGCCTGAAGGAGGAGCTGCTGGTCGGTATTGAGACGCATTATGATCAGATCAGGGAACCTGGGACGCTGCCTGCTATTTGGGACCACATACACACCGAG TTCCACTGTTGCGGTGTACGGGACTACACGGACTGGTTCCAGATCAACGCGTGGCCATCGGAGAATCGTGTACCCGACTCTTGTTGCATACAGAGAGAACGATATTGCGGTCGTTTGGACGCGGAGGGACACAACAAGGAGTTGTGGTACAAGGAAGGCTGTGCGACGGCAATTCAAATGTGGCTGGTTACCAGGCTCCATGTGGTCGGCATTGTGGGTCTGGTGGTCGCTTTCCTTCAGCTGTTCGGACAAGTAGCGAGCATGATCTTGTTCTGCACCGTCAGGCACAAAAGGTCGTCTCACACGTACAAGAGCTACGACACCACGAACACCTAG